Proteins from one Gossypium raimondii isolate GPD5lz chromosome 8, ASM2569854v1, whole genome shotgun sequence genomic window:
- the LOC105792548 gene encoding U-box domain-containing protein 38: MGGNGKHRWIFSFYKRSNSSSSPKQSKTLPPREFLCPISGSLMFDPVVIPSGQSFDRISIQVCRDLGFTPTLQDGSTPDFSTIIPNLAIKTTILAWCRDQHAQDPAPPDYSSVEKIVLSKIPEQTSSRLTSGPDIRVSERELLKAVAENPPVLFSHAATEIGPSVNSRLLCSTSTSSSSDESVIVTASSPYTPLPLSTRPACFSASGSSSSSTEITLSETPNLKSQSSSSLEEQELVLKLKSSDIFEQETGLVLLRKITRTKEEARVSLCSPRLLSALRSLITSRYSVVQTNAIASLVNLSLEKSNKVVIVRSGFVPLLIDALKAGSSEAQEHAAGALFSLALEEENKMAIGVLGALQPLLHALRSESERTQHDSALALYHLSLIQSNRVKLVKLGAVLTLLSMVKSGDSASRVLLVLCNLAACPEGKSAMLDANAVAILVGMLRESELVCKATRENCVAALFALSHGSMRFKGLAKEARAVEVLREVEERGSERAKDKAKRILQIMKDRKEDEDDEIDWEAALESDGLSRTRYRVGKDDFAANSTDF; this comes from the coding sequence ATGGGAGGAAATGGAAAGCACAGATggatattttcattttacaaacgttctaattcatcatcttctccaaagcAATCCAAAACCCTACCTCCACGTGAATTCCTTTGTCCAATTTCTGGGTCTTTGATGTTCGACCCTGTTGTAATCCCTTCAGGTCAATCCTTCGATCGAATCTCCATCCAAGTCTGCCGTGACCTTGGCTTTACCCCTACTCTTCAGGACGGCTCTACCCCTGACTTTTCCACCATCATCCCTAACCTCGCCATCAAAACCACCATCCTCGCTTGGTGTCGTGACCAGCATGCTCAGGACCCTGCCCCACCTGATTATTCCTCCGTTGAAAAAATCGTCCTTTCCAAGATTCCAGAACAGACTTCTTCGAGATTGACTTCGGGTCCTGACATTCGGGTCTCCGAACGGGAACTTTTGAAAGCCGTGGCTGAAAATCCGCCTGTTCTATTCTCCCACGCCGCCACGGAAATAGGTCCGTCCGTTAACAGTAGGTTATTGTGctccacctccacctcctctTCGTCCGATGAATCTGTTATCGTAACTGCCAGTAGTCCCTACACGCCGTTGCCACTCTCTACCCGCCCCGCGTGTTTCTCAGCTTCCggttcttcatcttcttctacTGAAATTACCTTGTCTGAAACTCCAAATCTCAAGTCCCAATCTTCTTCTTCGTTGGAAGAACAAGAGCTCGTTTTAAAGCTCAAAAGCTCCGATATTTTCGAGCAAGAAACAGGTCTGGTTTTGTTAAGGAAAATTACGAGGACTAAAGAAGAGGCTAGGGTTTCTCTTTGTTCCCCTCGGCTACTTTCAGCTCTCCGATCTTTAATCACTTCCAGATACAGCGTTGTTCAAACCAACGCCATTGCTTCACTCGTTAATCTTTCATTGGAGAAATCGAATAAGGTCGTGATCGTACGGTCAGGGTTTGTTCCTCTTTTAATAGATGCGTTAAAGGCTGGATCCAGTGAGGCACAAGAACATGCTGCCGGCGCGCTCTTCAGTTTAGCtttagaagaagaaaataagatGGCGATTGGAGTATTAGGCGCGTTGCAACCATTGCTTCATGCTCTGAGATCGGAGTCCGAGCGCACTCAGCACGATTCAGCGCTCGCTCTTTACCATCTCTCCTTGATTCAGTCAAATAGAGTTAAATTGGTGAAACTCGGCGCCGTTTTGACTCTATTATCGATGGTGAAATCGGGGGATTCAGCTAGTCGAGTGTTACTGGTACTATGTAATTTAGCTGCCTGCCCGGAGGGGAAATCGGCGATGCTGGACGCCAATGCGGTAGCGATATTAGTGGGAATGTTGAGAGAAAGCGAGTTGGTTTGCAAGGCAACTCGGGAGAACTGTGTTGCCGCGTTGTTTGCTCTGAGTCACGGTAGCATGAGGTTCAAGGGATTGGCGAAAGAAGCTAGAGCGGTGGAGGTTTTAAGGGAGGTGGAAGAGAGAGGGAGCGAAAGGGCCAAAGACAAAGCCAAAAGGATTTTGCAGATAATGAAAGATAGaaaggaagatgaagatgatgagATTGATTGGGAAGCAGCATTAGAGTCGGATGGACTCAGTCGGACTCGCTACCGAGTTGGTAAAGATGATTTTGCTGCAAATTCTACTGATTTCTAG
- the LOC105792549 gene encoding uncharacterized protein LOC105792549, producing MAEKELDSMSLSELRLLSAFLAMETTDSLLCVARECGGGKLTEKVQSFIWDHCLTKAVGKGYESYSKKFVKKLITEIESNHGNVLDELYEQYASYMISFKDDNPVKENERVCKCISFLFPDCFKLSICPKSRKLVVPLQCSLNMLEGDTGCSVWPSSLFLSELILSYPHIFSGKSCFEVGSGVGLVGICLAHVKASKVILSDGDLSTLANMKLNLEKNRLNTETNLPEPSIENQNVVKCIHLPWESASEKELQNFMPEIILGADVIYDPSCLPHLVKVLAILLNKKKSYIENREGSIPNSFPGDSKVNDAHDLDASSFHAQRINTSEVKGIINNAVDLVSRADPVAYIASVIRNADTFDRFLALADQADLRIKDLTSTLRPFDLLPYMKSYDRSSIRLFTVT from the exons ATGGCCGAAAAGGAGCTGGATTCGATGTCTCTTTCGGAGCTCCGCCTGCTCTCCGCTTTTCTCGCCATGGAAACCACCGATTCTCTGCTCTGTGTAGCCAG GGAATGTGGTGGAGGAAAGTTAACTGAGAAAGTTCAAAGCTTTATTTGGGATCATTGCTTAACCAAAGCT GTAGGGAAAGGCTATGAATCTTATTCGAAGAAGTTTGTAAAGAAGCTTATTACAGAGATTGAATCAAACCATGGTAATGTGTTGGATGAATTGTATGAACAATATGCTTCCTACATGATTTCTTTCAAG GACGATAATCCAGtcaaagaaaatgagagagtctGCAAatgcatttcttttcttttccctg ATTGTTTTAAACTATCGATTTGTCCAAAATCACGGAAACTGGTTGTCCCGCTACAGTGTTCACTCAACATGCTTGAGGGAGATACAGG GTGTTCAGTTTGGCCTTCCAGTCTTTTCCTCTCTGAGTTGATACTTTCTTATCCACATATTTTCTCGGGGAAATCATGTTTTGAG GTCGGATCCGGTGTTGGTTTGGTTGGAATTTGTCTAGCTCATGTAAAAGCCTCCAAG GTGATATTAAGTGATGGCGACTTGTCGACTTTAGCTAACATGAAGCTTAATCTGGAGAAGAACCGGTTGAATACAGAAACCAATTTACCCGAACCAAGTATCGAAAATCAAAATGTG GTTAAATGCATTCATTTGCCTTGGGAATCAGCATCAGAAAAGGAACTGCAAAACTTCATGCCAGAAATTAT TTTAGGTGCAGATGTTATTTATGATCCATCTTGTCTTCCACATCTTGTTAAAGTACTAGCCATTCTTTTGAACAAAAAGAAGTCATATATCGAGAATCGGGAAGGAAGTATTCCAAACTCTTTTCCCGGTGATAGTAAGGTAAATGATGCCCATGATTTAGATGCATCTAGTTTTCATGCTCAACGAATCAATACGAGTGAAGTCAAAGGAATCATCAACAATGCTGTTGATCTCGTATCAAGGGCAGACCCTGTTGCTTATATTGCTTCTGTTATTCGGAATGCCGATACTTTCGATCGATTTCTTGCATTAGCAGATCAGGCTGATCTTAGAATTAAAGACTTAACATCTACACTGAGGCCCTTTGATTTGCTTCCGTACATGAAGTCTTATGATCGTTCTAGCATAAGATTGTTTACTGTAACTTGA
- the LOC105792550 gene encoding uncharacterized protein LOC105792550 isoform X2, whose translation MALLRRFNTVRSLYQTLEMHQSSSFLSISYSSGFSNVSQFYGQGVTSCLYKTQTNALPWTCRNTLTLRSTMAAELLIFLNDKKSLSTQAPTQTRKVGAQISMTSPGFVYEPYALREPIPFWKRYFTRTGWRQTKEDIKSELKSAYAIAKLRKTGYSKQKFYKEAVELYKEISTLVANGDKTSLRKAVTENMFSALKNEIKQRESIWSKVYWELVEPIVKIRTLRARLIGVDKNDLNKAFIQLTLEFLTKEKFEAYDSKGAVVAGDKTKEVLVRSIWVFEKSLFHSGAHWRLCGRIKV comes from the exons ATGGCTCTTTTAAGAAGATTCAATACTGTTCGTTCTCTTTATCAAACCCTTGAGATGCATCAATCTTCTTCATTCCT CTCAATAAGCTATTCCAGTGGGTTTTCAAATG TATCTCAATTCTACGGCCAAGGTGTAACTTCTTGCTTATATAAGACACAAACTAATGCTCTTCCTTGGACATGTAGAAACACACTGACACTTCGTTCAACCATG GCTGCTGAATTGTTGATCTTTTTGAATGACAAAAAGTCCTTATCCACACAAGCGCCTACACAAACACGGAAAGTG GGAGCTCAAATTTCTATGACTAGCCCTGGATTTGTGTATGAACCTTATGCACTTCGTGAACCGATCCCGTTTTGGAAGAG GTATTTTACAAGAACCGGTTGGAGACAAACAAAAGAAGATATCAAGTCTGAG CTCAAGAGTGCCTATGCAATTGCTAAGTTAAGGAAAACGGGGTACTCAAAACAGAAGTTCTATAAGGAAGCCGTAGAATTATACAAAGAG ATAAGTACTCTAGTAGCAAATGGTGACAAAACATCATTACGGAAAGCAGTTACGGAAAATATGTTCTCT GCACTCAAGAATGAAATTAAGCAAAGGGAATCTATATGGAGTAAGGTTTACTGGGAGTTGGTCGAACCTATTGTTAAAATACGAACTTTGCGAGCCCGATTG ATTGGTGTTGATAAGAATGACCTTAATAAAGCTTTCATCCAACTTACTCTCGAGTTCCTGACTAAGGAG AAATTCGAAGCATATGATTCTAAAGGCGCTGTTGTTGCTGGGGATAAAACTAAGGAG GTTCTTGTCCGTTCCATCTGGGTATTCGAGAAGTCTCTCTTTCATTCTGGGGCTCACTGGCGTCTCTGCGGACGAATTAAAGTGTGA
- the LOC105792550 gene encoding uncharacterized protein LOC105792550 isoform X1 gives MALLRRFNTVRSLYQTLEMHQSSSFLSSISYSSGFSNVSQFYGQGVTSCLYKTQTNALPWTCRNTLTLRSTMAAELLIFLNDKKSLSTQAPTQTRKVGAQISMTSPGFVYEPYALREPIPFWKRYFTRTGWRQTKEDIKSELKSAYAIAKLRKTGYSKQKFYKEAVELYKEISTLVANGDKTSLRKAVTENMFSALKNEIKQRESIWSKVYWELVEPIVKIRTLRARLIGVDKNDLNKAFIQLTLEFLTKEKFEAYDSKGAVVAGDKTKEVLVRSIWVFEKSLFHSGAHWRLCGRIKV, from the exons ATGGCTCTTTTAAGAAGATTCAATACTGTTCGTTCTCTTTATCAAACCCTTGAGATGCATCAATCTTCTTCATTCCT AAGCTCAATAAGCTATTCCAGTGGGTTTTCAAATG TATCTCAATTCTACGGCCAAGGTGTAACTTCTTGCTTATATAAGACACAAACTAATGCTCTTCCTTGGACATGTAGAAACACACTGACACTTCGTTCAACCATG GCTGCTGAATTGTTGATCTTTTTGAATGACAAAAAGTCCTTATCCACACAAGCGCCTACACAAACACGGAAAGTG GGAGCTCAAATTTCTATGACTAGCCCTGGATTTGTGTATGAACCTTATGCACTTCGTGAACCGATCCCGTTTTGGAAGAG GTATTTTACAAGAACCGGTTGGAGACAAACAAAAGAAGATATCAAGTCTGAG CTCAAGAGTGCCTATGCAATTGCTAAGTTAAGGAAAACGGGGTACTCAAAACAGAAGTTCTATAAGGAAGCCGTAGAATTATACAAAGAG ATAAGTACTCTAGTAGCAAATGGTGACAAAACATCATTACGGAAAGCAGTTACGGAAAATATGTTCTCT GCACTCAAGAATGAAATTAAGCAAAGGGAATCTATATGGAGTAAGGTTTACTGGGAGTTGGTCGAACCTATTGTTAAAATACGAACTTTGCGAGCCCGATTG ATTGGTGTTGATAAGAATGACCTTAATAAAGCTTTCATCCAACTTACTCTCGAGTTCCTGACTAAGGAG AAATTCGAAGCATATGATTCTAAAGGCGCTGTTGTTGCTGGGGATAAAACTAAGGAG GTTCTTGTCCGTTCCATCTGGGTATTCGAGAAGTCTCTCTTTCATTCTGGGGCTCACTGGCGTCTCTGCGGACGAATTAAAGTGTGA
- the LOC105792551 gene encoding protein FANTASTIC FOUR 3, producing MLALKKTLAPPPPNLSGEPTRIHATGNTFSAQRTSASLGSKLVIRTYKPPPPPPLPPPSLKMKDPGGIGFIDDIGGGVDGLMSCTESIGLESCEERRILVDDDDDDNDHHYHQQMVEFCERERDRWRKKRSNGKMRIERNYSKLFPPPLSSLNENGQPCFYLKPVRKDGRLELTEVKIQRPDILHAVRENGRLRLHLFRSHNDQDISSKINEEKEEKVEESWKHRVTEDGLKRCQEQVMNHHQDHHHNHGWRQPCVTTR from the exons ATGTTAGCCCTTAAGAAGACCCTCGCCCCCCCCCCTCCCAATCTCTCGGGTGAACCGACCCGGATCCATGCAACAGGAAACACGTTTTCTGCTCAGAGGACAAGCGCGTCACTCGGATCCAAATTGGTCATCAGAACCTACAAG CCTCCGCCGCCGCCACCGTTGCCACCTCCGTCATTGAAAATGAAAGACCCTGGTGGGATAGGATTTATAGATGATATAGGTGGTGGGGTTGACGGGCTTATGTCTTGTACAGAGAGTATAGGGTTGGAGAGTTGTGAAGAGAGAAGGATtcttgttgatgatgatgatgatgataatgatcatcattatcatcaacAGATGGTGGAGTTTTGTGAAAGAGAAAGGGATAGatggagaaagaaaagaagtaaTGGAAAAATGAGAATAGAAAGGAATTATAGTAAGTTGTTTCCACCACCACTTTCTTCATTGAATGAAAATGGGCAGCCATGTTTTTACCTAAAACCGGTGAGAAAAGATGGGAGACTGGAGTTAACTGAGGTTAAAATACAGAGACCTGATATTTTACATGCTGTCAGGGAAAATGGTCGGTTGAGATTGCATCTGTTTAGAAGTCATAATGATCAAGATATTTCCTCTAAAatcaatgaagaaaaagaagagaaagttgaAGAATCATGGAAACATAGAGTGACTGAAGATGGTTTGAAGAGATGTCAAGAGCAGGTTATGAACCATCATCAAGATCATCATCATAATCATGGATGGAGGCAGCCATGTGTGACAACAAGATGA
- the LOC105792553 gene encoding pentatricopeptide repeat-containing protein At1g63330, giving the protein MGKLHSSLIFRSIVNGGRNPSKFHSSYSFNTIASHVREKQKKHDSLDNVDDAFFLFNMMIHKYPMPSVVEFNKLLGAIVRMKRYGIVVSMCSQMELFGVSRDVYTLSILINCFCQLGQIDFGFSILGKMLKLGVEPTVVTFSTLINGLCNQSKISQAVSLFDEMVGRGYQPDLIVYSTVLNGLCKTENTDRAVRFLRMIEERGFEPNIVAYNTVIDCLCKNSLLKEAFDLFSEVKDKGIRPNIVSYNCLIHATCNLGQQKETRQLLNEMVDNNISCDIVTYNILIDAHCKEGMIYKAVDIVDTMVKQGIEPNIVTYNIFIDAYCKEGMVSKAVETIDTMRKQGIEPNVITYNILVYAYFNKAMVSEAEDIVDTMIKQGIEPDVVTYNAIINGHCLQNQMGKAKRVFSLMIEKGCAPDILSYNIMINGYCKSKRLDEAMELFHQIAQNGPIPDTVTYNTLMQGMCQFGRVIAACELFKTMLASGPVPNLVTCLILLDSLCTRGKLEVALKLFRAMQNSRLKLNVASYNILIDGLCKAGNIEVGKELFHKLSVNGLKPNVYTYAIMINGFCRDGLPDEAYQLFRSMEDNDCLPDSFCYNVMIQGFLRNGYTLKATQLLSEMVGKGFSANLCTATLILDLILRSNNSILV; this is encoded by the coding sequence ATGGGTAAGCTTCATTCTTCATTAATTTTCCGTTCAATTGTTAATGGCGGAAGGAATCCTTCTAAATTCCACTCTTCTTATTCTTTTAACACCATTGCTTCCCATGTAAGGGAAAAGCAAAAAAAGCATGATAGTTTGGATAATGTTGATGatgctttttttttgtttaatatgaTGATTCACAAGTACCCAATGCCTTCTGTTGTGGAATTCAACAAATTATTAGGAGCCATTGTTCGAATGAAACGTTATGGCATTGTTGTTTCGATGTGTAGCCAGATGGAACTATTCGGAGTTTCCCGTGATGTTTATACTTTGAGCATCTTGATTAATTGTTTCTGTCAATTAGGTCaaattgattttgggttttctaTTTTGGGGAAAATGCTGAAGTTAGGTGTTGAACCTACTGTTGTAACTTTTTCCACTTTGATTAATGGACTTTGTAATCAAAGTAAGATTTCTCAAGCTGTGagtttgtttgatgaaatggtTGGAAGAGGGTATCAACCTGATTTAATTGTTTACAGTACCGTGCTTAATGGGTTGTGTAAGACCGAGAATACCGATCGAGCTGTTAGGTTTCTAAGGATGATAGAAGAAAGAGGTTTTGAACCCAATATTGTAGCATATAATACTGTTATTGACTGTCTTTGTAAGAATAGTTTACTAAAAGAGGCTTTCGATCTCTTCTCCGAAGTGAAGGATAAGGGCATTAGACCAAATATCGTTAGTTATAATTGCTTAATTCATGCTACTTGTAATTTGGGTCAGCAAAAGGAGACAAGGCAACTTTTGAATGAAATGGTGGATAACAATATTTCATGTGATATTGTCACATATAATATATTGATCGATGCACATTGTAAGGAGGGGATGATTTATAAAGCTGTAGATATCGTTGATACAATGGTGAAGCAAGGCATTGAACCTAATATTGTCacgtataatatatttattgatgcatattGCAAGGAGGGGATGGTTTCTAAAGCTGTAGAAACCATTGACACAATGAGAAAGCAAGGCATTGAGCCTAATGTTATCACGTATAATATATTagtttatgcatattttaacaAGGCAATGGTTTCTGAAGCTGAAGATATTGTTGACACAATGATAAAGCAGGGTATTGAGCCTGATGTTGTTACctataatgcaataataaacGGCCATTGCTTGCAAAACCAAATGGGTAAAGCTAAAAGAGTATTTTCGTTGATGATTGAGAAAGGTTGTGCACCTGATATACTTAGTTACAACATCATGATCAATGGATATTGCAAATCTAAGAGGTTGGACGAAGCAATGGAACTTTTTCATCAAATAGCTCAAAACGGACCAATCCCTGATACAGTGACATACAACACCCTTATGCAAGGTATGTGTCAATTTGGGAGAGTTATTGCTGCATGTGAACTTTTCAAGACAATGCTTGCTTCTGGGCCAGTTCCAAATCTAGTGACCTGTTTGATTTTGCTCGATAGTTTATGCACAAGAGGTAAACTTGAAGTGGCATTGAAACTTTTTCGAGCAATGCAGAACAGTAGGTTGAAACTTAATGTTGCATCTTATAATATCTTAATTGATGGCTTGTGCAAGGCTGGGAATATTGAAGTTGGAAAGGAATTATTTCATAAACTCTCTGTCAATGGTTTAAAACCTAATGTTTACACATATGCTATAATGATTAATGGATTCTGTAGAGACGGATTGCCAGATGAAGCATACCAGTTGTTTAGGAGCATGGAAGATAATGATTGTTTGCCTGATAGCTTCTGTTACAATGTAATGATCCAAGGATTTCTTCGAAACGGCTATACGCTAAAGGCAACACAACTTCTATCGGAAATGGTTGGTAAAGGCTTTTCTGCAAATTTGTGCACTGCCACTTTAATTTTGGATCTCATCTTACGatctaataattcaattttggtATAA